From a single Pseudalkalibacillus hwajinpoensis genomic region:
- a CDS encoding carbon-nitrogen family hydrolase — MKKLTLLQFDIAFGDPEKNFEKVEQLVSEAASQQPDIIVLPELWSTGYDLSRLDEIGDVDATKSIKFLSNLANKHSVSIVGGSIAKRHEKEVTNTMLVFDRDGQLVHEYSKAHLFRLMNEEKYLVSGNTKSHFTLENLPCAGFICYDIRFPEWLHLHAVEGAQVLFVPAEWPEQRTDHWRALLISRAIENQCYVIACNRVGSDPDNVFGGHSLIIDPWGTVLAEGGTEETILVGSIDEKEISSIRTRIPVFEDRRPDIYNEFSK, encoded by the coding sequence ATGAAAAAGCTTACCCTGTTGCAATTTGATATTGCTTTTGGTGATCCTGAAAAGAATTTCGAGAAGGTTGAACAGCTCGTTTCTGAAGCTGCGAGTCAACAGCCAGATATTATCGTGTTGCCTGAATTATGGTCTACTGGCTACGATTTATCAAGACTTGATGAAATTGGCGACGTTGACGCAACGAAATCAATTAAATTTCTTTCGAATCTCGCAAACAAACATTCCGTTAGTATTGTTGGTGGCTCTATCGCAAAACGTCATGAGAAAGAGGTTACCAATACGATGCTTGTCTTTGATCGAGATGGTCAGCTTGTGCACGAATATAGTAAAGCTCACCTTTTTAGACTGATGAACGAAGAAAAGTATCTTGTTTCAGGAAATACGAAAAGTCACTTCACACTTGAAAACCTTCCATGTGCTGGATTCATCTGTTATGATATTCGCTTTCCAGAGTGGCTTCACCTTCATGCCGTTGAAGGTGCGCAGGTTCTATTCGTTCCTGCAGAATGGCCAGAACAGCGAACAGACCACTGGCGCGCGCTGTTAATTAGCCGTGCCATTGAAAATCAGTGTTACGTTATCGCCTGTAATCGAGTTGGTTCAGATCCAGACAATGTATTTGGCGGTCATTCCCTCATCATCGATCCATGGGGAACTGTACTAGCTGAAGGAGGAACGGAAGAAACCATTTTAGTGGGATCGATTGATGAAAAAGAAATATCTTCAATTCGGACTCGAATTCCCGTATTTGAAGATCGCCGCCCGGATATTTATAACGAATTTTCGAAATAA
- the mtnK gene encoding S-methyl-5-thioribose kinase, which produces MTSSTTGYTPFTEESVVHFLEQHGILDGSTTVNVKEIGDGNLNYVFHVQKRKTGDAWIVKQALPYAKVVGESWPLTLDRSRIESEALKQAYSLVPELAPVVYLHDTEKAATVMQDLSSHTILRKGLIDGQVYPKLARDVGTYLAHTLFFTSDYGLGPARKKELAKKFINPDLCGITETLVFTDPFYNAESNSFSEPIRTDVEALWNDDVLLKEIAALKHAFLTKGEALLHGDLHTGSIFVTESSTKVIDPEFAFYGPAGFDVGAFIANIALSILSQKGHRTEEEKDKYEAFLFNVIDEVWSTFESTFRDLWSVHLVSENRYSEHYLDGLLQSILVDSVGFAGCKIIRRTIGLAHVEDIDRIKDIGVKLSVEKQALRLGKQLVLRRNDITSIQDYITFIKGEL; this is translated from the coding sequence ATGACAAGTAGTACGACAGGATATACGCCTTTTACGGAGGAATCGGTCGTTCACTTTTTGGAACAGCACGGTATACTAGATGGCTCGACCACTGTCAATGTAAAGGAGATTGGGGATGGAAATTTAAATTATGTTTTTCATGTCCAGAAGCGGAAAACAGGTGATGCCTGGATTGTGAAACAGGCATTGCCATACGCAAAGGTCGTTGGTGAATCCTGGCCGCTTACGCTTGATCGTTCTCGCATCGAAAGTGAAGCACTTAAGCAAGCTTACTCGCTTGTTCCTGAACTTGCTCCTGTTGTCTACTTGCATGACACCGAAAAGGCTGCAACCGTTATGCAGGATTTATCCAGCCATACCATCCTCAGAAAAGGACTAATTGACGGACAGGTCTATCCAAAGCTTGCGAGAGACGTTGGTACATATCTTGCACATACACTCTTCTTCACCTCAGACTACGGTCTTGGTCCAGCCCGTAAGAAAGAGCTTGCTAAAAAATTTATCAATCCTGATTTATGTGGGATTACTGAAACTCTCGTTTTTACAGATCCATTTTATAATGCTGAGAGCAACAGTTTTTCTGAACCGATAAGAACAGATGTAGAAGCCCTCTGGAACGACGATGTGCTTTTGAAAGAAATTGCTGCGCTTAAACATGCTTTTCTAACAAAAGGCGAAGCACTTCTCCACGGTGATCTGCATACCGGAAGCATCTTTGTCACAGAGAGCTCGACAAAAGTTATTGATCCTGAATTTGCGTTCTATGGTCCAGCTGGATTTGATGTGGGAGCATTTATTGCGAACATTGCACTCAGTATTCTCTCTCAGAAAGGACACAGAACTGAGGAGGAAAAAGACAAGTATGAAGCGTTCCTTTTCAATGTCATCGATGAAGTCTGGAGCACCTTCGAATCAACTTTCCGCGATCTCTGGAGTGTACATCTTGTTTCTGAGAATCGCTATTCTGAGCACTACCTCGATGGGCTGCTTCAATCGATTCTTGTTGATAGTGTCGGGTTTGCTGGCTGTAAAATCATTCGTAGAACAATTGGACTGGCACACGTTGAAGATATTGATCGCATTAAGGATATCGGCGTAAAGCTATCTGTTGAAAAGCAGGCACTTCGACTTGGTAAGCAGCTTGTTCTGAGAAGAAACGACATTACATCTATTCAAGATTACATCACGTTCATCAAGGGGGAGTTATAA
- the mtnA gene encoding S-methyl-5-thioribose-1-phosphate isomerase produces MTNVSPIEWKGDHLLLLDQRQLPHTEVFIKQAAIEDVWNSIAALAVRGAPAIGIAAAYGLVLWSQQFQSESPSTFKTELTKQRNYLASARPTAVNLFWAIDRVLRAGLTETSVVKMKEAIRNEAVTIHREDELICQRIGEHGLKLLKDGDTILTHCNAGGIATTKYGTALAPLHLAKEKGLSISAIATETRPVLQGARLTAWELERAGIDVTLITDSMAAHVLKTRKIAAVIVGADRIVENGDTANKIGTLGLAHLAKAYNVPFFIAAPLSTIDYSIASGEDIPIEERSSEEITHWQGERVAASNINVFNPAFDVTPNELIEGIITEHGIIRSPYKENLEHLTYQPNY; encoded by the coding sequence ATGACGAACGTCTCACCGATCGAATGGAAAGGCGATCACCTTTTACTACTCGATCAGCGCCAGCTGCCACATACAGAAGTGTTTATTAAACAAGCAGCGATTGAAGATGTCTGGAACAGCATTGCAGCACTTGCCGTTCGTGGCGCTCCTGCTATTGGAATTGCAGCTGCATACGGTCTAGTTCTCTGGAGTCAGCAGTTTCAATCCGAATCACCTTCAACCTTTAAAACCGAATTAACGAAGCAGCGAAATTACCTTGCTTCAGCTCGTCCTACCGCTGTGAACCTTTTCTGGGCCATTGATCGGGTATTACGAGCCGGACTCACTGAAACATCAGTCGTGAAAATGAAAGAAGCTATCCGAAATGAAGCAGTTACGATCCATCGGGAGGATGAGTTAATTTGCCAGCGCATCGGTGAGCATGGCCTTAAGCTCTTGAAAGACGGAGACACAATTCTCACTCACTGCAATGCAGGTGGTATCGCAACCACTAAATACGGAACAGCACTTGCCCCTCTTCATCTCGCCAAAGAAAAAGGACTTTCCATCTCTGCCATTGCTACTGAAACCAGGCCAGTTCTTCAAGGAGCAAGGCTTACTGCATGGGAATTAGAGCGTGCTGGCATTGATGTCACACTTATAACCGACAGCATGGCAGCTCACGTATTAAAAACCAGGAAAATTGCTGCCGTGATCGTAGGCGCGGACCGAATTGTCGAGAATGGTGATACGGCTAATAAAATTGGCACCCTGGGGCTTGCACACCTTGCTAAGGCTTACAATGTTCCCTTTTTTATCGCAGCTCCTCTCTCAACAATCGATTACTCAATTGCAAGCGGAGAAGACATTCCGATTGAGGAAAGAAGTTCAGAAGAAATAACACACTGGCAGGGTGAAAGAGTGGCTGCATCTAACATTAATGTATTTAATCCTGCGTTTGATGTGACACCAAATGAATTGATCGAAGGGATCATTACGGAGCATGGCATTATCCGTTCACCATACAAAGAAAACCTTGAACACCTGACTTATCAGCCAAATTATTGA
- a CDS encoding sugar ABC transporter substrate-binding protein: MKPIGLILATLLLFVLAACTSEQDAVSEPEAKPEAKNTTTEAAAPASEVSSDIPKEVQKPIKIAAIMQASLGTFSSQYIQGVEDQVEKFGGSVQVYNADNDLAKMATHLETAINQEVDGILIDHGRADALEPGVKRAVEKGIPVVVFDSDINVPGVTVIDQDDYSLAWDTLKTLAQDLNGEGEIVYVWVGGFAPMERRNAIYEAFQERYPNIKEIAKFGTASANTALDTQTQMEAILKQYPNKGDIDAVFAPWDEFAKGATRAIEQAGREEIKVYGIDMSDEDLQMMQKENSPWVSSAATDPAEVGRVQVRFVYQKIAGEETPEIFSLDPHLVKQSDLPEETISMDALGKYVDDWGSSEAATSPWMEKLTEQETK, translated from the coding sequence ATGAAGCCTATTGGACTTATTCTAGCTACTTTACTGCTATTTGTACTTGCTGCATGCACGAGTGAACAGGATGCTGTTAGTGAACCCGAGGCAAAACCCGAAGCTAAAAACACTACAACTGAAGCAGCCGCTCCCGCATCAGAAGTCTCATCAGACATTCCTAAAGAGGTGCAAAAACCGATTAAAATTGCAGCCATTATGCAGGCATCACTAGGAACATTTTCATCTCAGTATATACAGGGCGTAGAAGATCAGGTCGAGAAGTTCGGCGGAAGCGTTCAGGTCTATAATGCTGACAATGACCTTGCTAAAATGGCGACTCATCTTGAAACAGCGATTAACCAGGAAGTTGACGGCATTTTAATCGATCATGGACGAGCAGATGCCCTTGAGCCCGGGGTAAAGAGAGCGGTTGAGAAAGGGATTCCTGTAGTTGTTTTCGATAGTGATATTAACGTCCCTGGCGTAACCGTCATTGATCAGGATGACTATAGCCTTGCGTGGGATACGTTAAAGACACTTGCACAGGATTTAAATGGTGAAGGTGAAATTGTCTATGTTTGGGTCGGCGGTTTTGCACCGATGGAACGCCGAAACGCGATTTACGAAGCGTTTCAGGAACGCTACCCGAATATTAAAGAAATAGCCAAATTCGGAACAGCAAGCGCTAATACAGCACTTGATACTCAGACGCAAATGGAAGCGATCCTCAAACAGTATCCAAACAAAGGGGATATTGATGCTGTTTTTGCTCCATGGGATGAATTCGCTAAAGGAGCAACACGAGCCATTGAGCAGGCTGGTAGAGAAGAAATTAAGGTTTATGGAATAGACATGAGCGATGAAGACTTACAAATGATGCAAAAAGAAAATAGCCCATGGGTTTCATCAGCTGCAACGGATCCAGCCGAAGTAGGGCGTGTTCAAGTTCGCTTCGTTTATCAAAAAATAGCGGGTGAAGAAACTCCAGAAATCTTTTCTCTTGACCCCCACCTTGTGAAGCAGTCAGATTTACCTGAGGAAACCATTTCAATGGATGCTCTCGGTAAGTATGTTGACGACTGGGGCTCCTCTGAGGCTGCCACTTCACCATGGATGGAAAAATTGACGGAGCAGGAAACAAAATGA
- a CDS encoding sugar ABC transporter ATP-binding protein: MSKLAIQNVSKSFGNIPVLTDVSLTIQSGEVHALLGTNGAGKSTLMKIVCGDYTKDSGTISLNDKPLTIHAPADAKKAGIGMVVQEVDTALFPALTVAENIWADTVNQSPFAIHSSRKQNKKTISLLQSLGINLNPNQIVSDCSLSEKQLILIARAMAQKVHYLILDEPTAPLSSEETALLFTLIHKLKENGVGIIYISHRMPEIQEISDRFTILRDGKVHLTSNTTSISSDEIITHMIGSSLTKKEDRKWSATTRALFRAEQIQVPQTGRTIDLLLNEGEIIGIAGLVGAGKSETALSLFGAVPGTKGKWHINNKSYAFRSPVDAIKAGLCLVPEERRKEGILLDFSVSDNLTLPSLKRHSTWFLNRKKEQDFSLKQIEQLSIKTPSPEEPLHHLSGGNQQKAAIGKWLFDDRKVFLFDEPTKGIDVKAKSEVLGLIRHLADEGKGILYFSSEIDELLDISDKILVMYDGEITATLTDKDMNHEAIMQAATGGQKYEINS, from the coding sequence ATGAGCAAGCTAGCGATTCAGAACGTTTCAAAATCATTTGGAAACATCCCTGTTTTAACGGATGTTTCCTTAACCATTCAATCTGGGGAAGTACATGCTCTTCTGGGAACGAATGGTGCTGGAAAAAGCACATTGATGAAAATTGTCTGTGGGGACTACACGAAGGATAGCGGCACCATTTCACTGAATGATAAACCGCTTACTATTCATGCACCTGCTGATGCGAAAAAAGCAGGGATTGGTATGGTCGTTCAGGAAGTCGACACAGCCCTATTCCCGGCCCTTACCGTGGCAGAAAATATCTGGGCAGACACTGTTAATCAGTCCCCTTTCGCCATCCATTCATCAAGAAAACAAAATAAGAAAACCATATCATTGCTCCAATCTCTTGGGATTAACCTGAATCCAAATCAGATTGTTTCAGACTGTTCACTTTCGGAAAAGCAGCTCATTCTTATCGCTCGTGCCATGGCTCAAAAGGTTCATTATCTTATCCTGGACGAACCAACAGCACCACTTAGCTCTGAAGAAACAGCTTTATTGTTTACACTCATTCACAAGTTAAAAGAAAACGGCGTTGGCATTATCTATATTTCACATCGTATGCCCGAAATTCAGGAGATCAGTGATCGATTTACAATTCTTCGCGACGGAAAGGTTCATTTAACATCAAACACCACTTCCATCTCCTCAGACGAAATCATTACTCATATGATTGGATCGAGCTTAACCAAAAAGGAAGATCGGAAATGGTCTGCCACAACCCGCGCCCTGTTTCGAGCGGAACAAATACAGGTGCCTCAAACAGGAAGAACAATTGATCTCTTATTAAACGAGGGGGAAATCATCGGTATCGCAGGTCTCGTTGGTGCAGGAAAATCCGAAACGGCTTTATCCCTTTTTGGAGCTGTTCCAGGTACGAAAGGAAAATGGCACATCAACAACAAGTCCTACGCCTTTCGCTCTCCGGTAGACGCCATTAAAGCTGGACTGTGCCTCGTACCAGAAGAACGAAGAAAAGAAGGGATCCTGCTCGATTTTTCAGTATCTGACAATCTTACACTCCCTTCATTAAAGAGACACTCTACATGGTTCCTTAATCGGAAAAAGGAACAGGATTTTTCTTTGAAACAAATTGAACAACTCAGTATCAAAACCCCTTCACCTGAAGAACCCCTGCATCACTTGAGCGGGGGAAATCAGCAGAAAGCTGCTATCGGGAAATGGCTTTTTGATGATCGAAAAGTGTTTCTATTTGATGAACCAACAAAGGGCATTGATGTCAAAGCTAAATCAGAAGTACTAGGACTCATCAGACATCTTGCTGACGAAGGGAAAGGCATTCTTTACTTCTCAAGTGAAATCGATGAACTCCTTGATATCTCGGATAAGATCCTTGTGATGTACGACGGAGAAATAACTGCTACCTTAACAGATAAGGATATGAATCACGAAGCCATTATGCAAGCAGCAACTGGAGGTCAGAAATATGAAATCAACAGCTGA
- a CDS encoding ABC transporter permease, with product MKSTAELVESESIRVALPLKDKLTSFFVKYGTLLVIFALILIFTIVNDRFLTYSNFADILRSISIVTLVALGVTFTLIVGGFDLSVGSTVSLATVASASVLVWYRQELLVALLIPIILGILVGLINAFITIKIKIPDLLATLAVMYIVNGIQLTYTKGFSIYNNMPMGDGTTAPGKFIPSFLFIGQGEIAGIPFPAIFMIACVILVHLFLTFTRAGRLLYMTGSNREAARLSGVPVQAYRTLAYVLSGLFAGIAGIVLASRIGTGQVSAGAPLLMDGVAAALIGYSVLGAGKPNAFGTFVGAVLIGILLNGLTMLNVPYYAQDIIKGTILIGALAFTFYQNKRDIKM from the coding sequence ATGAAATCAACAGCTGAACTGGTAGAGTCTGAATCTATCAGAGTTGCTTTACCATTGAAAGATAAATTAACTAGCTTTTTTGTGAAATATGGTACATTGCTCGTTATTTTTGCACTCATTCTCATCTTTACCATAGTAAACGATCGTTTCCTCACCTACAGCAACTTTGCAGATATTTTGCGATCAATCTCGATCGTTACGCTTGTTGCACTTGGTGTTACGTTTACCCTAATTGTTGGAGGGTTTGACCTCTCTGTAGGCTCAACGGTAAGTCTTGCGACAGTAGCAAGCGCCTCTGTCCTTGTATGGTACAGACAGGAATTGCTTGTTGCCTTATTGATTCCAATCATACTAGGGATTCTAGTTGGGCTCATCAACGCGTTCATCACAATTAAAATAAAAATCCCAGATCTTCTTGCAACCCTCGCCGTCATGTACATCGTAAATGGGATCCAACTCACCTATACAAAGGGCTTTTCAATATACAATAATATGCCAATGGGTGACGGCACAACAGCACCGGGAAAGTTCATCCCTTCCTTTCTGTTTATCGGTCAGGGAGAAATAGCCGGCATTCCGTTTCCCGCTATTTTCATGATTGCCTGCGTTATTCTAGTCCACCTCTTCCTCACCTTCACAAGGGCTGGACGCCTCCTCTATATGACGGGTAGCAATCGGGAAGCCGCAAGACTTTCAGGTGTACCTGTCCAAGCGTATCGCACCCTCGCTTACGTGCTTAGTGGATTATTCGCTGGGATCGCAGGCATTGTGCTAGCTTCTCGTATTGGCACCGGCCAGGTTTCCGCTGGAGCCCCACTTCTAATGGATGGTGTTGCGGCTGCACTCATCGGTTATTCCGTTCTTGGAGCCGGAAAACCAAATGCATTTGGTACATTTGTCGGAGCAGTGTTAATTGGCATTCTTCTTAACGGCCTCACAATGTTGAATGTGCCCTACTACGCTCAGGATATTATTAAAGGAACGATTTTAATTGGCGCACTTGCGTTTACGTTTTATCAAAACAAACGTGATATTAAAATGTAG
- a CDS encoding YmaF family protein: MEKRKNHTHGYLIGFSFPVNGTDHDQHVHRVEGITIREERHQHRYSVQTGPPIPLPGGGHYHLFGGETFSKEEHEHYFSGRTGKPLGSYPDDW; this comes from the coding sequence GTGGAGAAACGTAAAAATCATACTCATGGCTATCTTATTGGGTTCAGTTTTCCTGTGAATGGAACGGATCATGACCAGCACGTGCACCGCGTCGAAGGGATTACGATTAGGGAAGAAAGACACCAGCACAGGTATAGTGTTCAAACAGGACCTCCAATCCCTCTTCCGGGCGGAGGGCATTATCATTTATTTGGTGGTGAAACGTTTTCGAAAGAAGAGCATGAACATTATTTCTCAGGGCGAACTGGAAAACCATTAGGAAGCTACCCTGATGATTGGTAA
- a CDS encoding glycerophosphodiester phosphodiesterase — MASPISIFGHRGSPGTHPENTLISFQAAHKAGAQGIELDVQLTRDGIPVVIHDERVDRTTNGIGWVKDFQYEEIIRLDAGQSFSSRFQGTRIPRLEDVLIWLSSTNLIVNIELKTGYFVYPGIEEKVIALLTNYQMRDRCIISSFNHYSVQRTIQRDSQIETAILLMEKLVDPWEYVKKIGAHGIHIEWQAVDEHLLKNTKFHSIPVRVFTVNDNTQIAAFKKMGCKAIFTDFPGPACTINYSV; from the coding sequence ATGGCTTCTCCTATATCTATTTTTGGTCATCGAGGATCACCCGGCACACATCCTGAGAATACACTCATTTCCTTTCAAGCTGCACATAAAGCAGGAGCACAGGGAATTGAACTAGACGTTCAATTAACACGAGACGGTATTCCTGTCGTTATTCATGACGAACGAGTTGATCGGACAACAAATGGCATCGGTTGGGTGAAAGACTTTCAATATGAGGAAATCATTCGACTTGATGCAGGGCAATCCTTTTCAAGCCGTTTTCAAGGCACGCGAATTCCACGTCTCGAGGACGTTCTAATCTGGCTTTCTTCTACCAACTTAATCGTAAACATAGAATTGAAGACAGGATATTTCGTGTATCCTGGAATTGAAGAAAAAGTTATTGCTCTTCTTACTAATTATCAAATGCGCGACCGCTGTATTATATCTTCATTCAATCACTATAGTGTACAACGAACCATCCAAAGGGATTCTCAAATTGAAACTGCGATCCTCCTGATGGAAAAGTTAGTCGATCCATGGGAATATGTTAAAAAAATTGGGGCTCATGGTATTCACATTGAATGGCAGGCCGTAGACGAACATTTACTCAAAAACACAAAATTCCATTCCATCCCAGTTCGAGTTTTTACAGTTAATGACAATACCCAGATCGCCGCTTTTAAAAAGATGGGGTGCAAAGCGATTTTCACCGACTTTCCAGGTCCTGCTTGCACCATTAATTATTCAGTCTAA
- a CDS encoding YjcZ family sporulation protein — protein MGGYGGGFALIVVLFILLFIIGNKKRKKKTPRRLF, from the coding sequence ATGGGTGGATATGGCGGAGGATTTGCACTGATTGTCGTGTTGTTTATACTTCTTTTTATCATTGGTAATAAAAAACGCAAAAAAAAGACGCCGAGGCGTCTTTTTTAG
- a CDS encoding YtxH domain-containing protein, with protein MQTTTTTVKEQKNGKLVKGILVGAIVGGAVAMLDSTTRNKVRSTAGNVKNSSRGFYTRVKENPGEVKDDWMDRIQSASSVLKEAMNDAQSLYEKVNDEVVDQVNQVKEDSTDVISTAREAGEDLKDIGTKVKDAGQEVTDSSEQGYEPTNTPGSETRTPGSTTTSPKTNSGLNERI; from the coding sequence ATGCAAACAACGACAACGACAGTTAAAGAACAGAAGAACGGTAAGCTTGTTAAAGGTATTCTAGTAGGTGCAATTGTAGGTGGAGCCGTTGCCATGCTTGATTCTACAACTAGAAATAAAGTACGCTCAACAGCAGGCAATGTAAAAAATTCATCCAGAGGTTTTTATACACGAGTAAAAGAAAATCCAGGTGAAGTAAAGGATGACTGGATGGATCGTATTCAATCAGCTTCTTCTGTCTTGAAAGAAGCCATGAATGATGCACAGTCACTCTATGAAAAAGTAAATGACGAAGTAGTTGATCAGGTTAATCAGGTGAAAGAAGATTCGACTGATGTGATTTCGACTGCAAGAGAAGCGGGAGAAGACTTGAAGGATATCGGAACTAAAGTGAAAGATGCAGGACAGGAAGTAACTGATTCCAGCGAACAAGGCTATGAGCCAACAAATACCCCTGGAAGTGAAACAAGAACACCAGGAAGCACAACAACCAGCCCGAAAACAAATTCTGGACTAAATGAAAGAATCTAA
- the queF gene encoding preQ(1) synthase yields the protein MNSMDKAWLPSSGPMPRPESVEQAREVIKNEAFDAPNVQEITFNALEFTAVCPKTGQPDFGRVEISYAPDAKCIESKSLKFYLWSYRDEGSFCETLAARIADDVVYAINPLKVTITVYQSARGGIELKTTAVREKATS from the coding sequence ATGAATAGCATGGATAAAGCATGGCTTCCATCTTCCGGTCCTATGCCGCGCCCGGAAAGTGTAGAGCAAGCAAGAGAAGTTATTAAGAATGAAGCATTTGATGCGCCAAACGTACAGGAAATTACGTTTAACGCACTTGAATTTACAGCAGTTTGCCCGAAAACAGGACAACCTGACTTTGGACGTGTTGAGATTTCATACGCTCCGGATGCGAAATGCATCGAGTCTAAATCCCTGAAATTCTACCTCTGGTCTTATCGTGACGAAGGTAGCTTTTGTGAAACACTCGCAGCACGTATCGCTGATGACGTTGTCTATGCCATTAATCCATTAAAAGTGACAATTACTGTCTACCAATCAGCTCGTGGTGGAATTGAATTAAAAACAACAGCAGTTCGAGAGAAAGCTACATCATAA
- a CDS encoding S1C family serine protease yields the protein MGYYDEQESTRTNRQKRGMSWFLPSTFGAVVGASIMLVASPIVSNIDQPGSDQAAVTTTAEGVTASNVSYNVSSDITSAVEKAQDAVVSITSYQEGGFSLEDPSGQSGQAASSGSGVIYKKENGKAFIVTNNHVVEGASSVEVTLSNEKKAEAKVLGTDPLMDLAVLEIDGSDVESVAEFGSSESLKTGEPAIAVGNPLGFLEGSVTQGIVSNPNRTIPVDLDKNGQPDYEADVIQTDASINPGNSGGALINIKGQLIGINSSKIAETTVEGIGFAIPIDDAQPIIEQLEETGEVKRPVMGVTPASLSEVPAQYWTGTLNLPEDIEGGVVLMGISPNSPASKAGLKEKDVVVKLDDTEIKDSADLRKYLYSNKKVGDKMEVTFYRDGKLQTVTMSLANQNGL from the coding sequence ATGGGTTACTATGATGAACAAGAAAGTACGAGAACAAATCGGCAGAAGCGAGGCATGAGTTGGTTCCTACCAAGTACATTTGGTGCGGTTGTAGGAGCATCTATTATGCTTGTAGCAAGTCCAATTGTTTCAAATATAGATCAGCCTGGATCAGATCAGGCTGCAGTAACAACGACTGCGGAAGGCGTTACTGCATCAAATGTTTCTTATAACGTATCTTCAGATATTACATCGGCTGTCGAAAAAGCTCAGGATGCTGTTGTCAGCATTACGAGCTACCAGGAGGGTGGCTTTTCGCTTGAAGACCCATCAGGTCAGTCAGGTCAGGCAGCTTCATCGGGTTCAGGGGTTATTTATAAAAAAGAGAATGGGAAAGCGTTCATTGTGACAAATAATCATGTGGTGGAAGGTGCTTCTTCTGTAGAAGTAACTTTAAGCAATGAGAAGAAAGCAGAAGCGAAAGTGCTCGGTACAGATCCTTTAATGGACCTTGCTGTACTTGAAATCGATGGCAGCGACGTTGAAAGTGTTGCTGAATTCGGCTCATCGGAAAGCTTGAAGACGGGTGAACCAGCCATTGCTGTAGGGAATCCACTTGGTTTCCTTGAAGGATCTGTTACGCAGGGGATTGTCAGCAATCCAAACCGCACCATTCCAGTAGATCTTGATAAAAATGGCCAGCCAGATTATGAAGCAGATGTTATTCAAACAGATGCTTCGATTAATCCAGGTAATAGCGGTGGTGCTCTGATCAATATTAAAGGTCAATTAATCGGTATTAACTCATCAAAAATTGCAGAAACAACGGTTGAAGGTATTGGCTTTGCTATTCCGATTGATGATGCTCAGCCTATTATTGAACAGCTTGAGGAAACTGGCGAAGTGAAACGTCCTGTTATGGGAGTCACACCTGCTTCCCTTTCTGAAGTACCTGCTCAGTATTGGACCGGTACACTAAACCTACCTGAAGATATTGAAGGTGGCGTTGTATTGATGGGGATCTCGCCAAACTCACCAGCTTCAAAAGCTGGATTGAAAGAAAAAGATGTCGTTGTGAAGCTGGACGATACAGAAATAAAGGATTCTGCAGATCTCCGCAAGTATTTGTACTCAAACAAAAAAGTTGGGGACAAGATGGAAGTCACATTTTATCGCGATGGTAAGCTTCAAACTGTTACAATGTCACTCGCCAATCAAAATGGTTTATAA